One stretch of Labrenzia sp. CE80 DNA includes these proteins:
- the ruvX gene encoding Holliday junction resolvase RuvX, giving the protein MANDPSLSLEDFVQATPATKRLIGLDLGTKTIGLALSDVGRGIASPMETIRRKKFTLDAEQLLKICAQQDVGGIVLGLPLNMDGTEGPRVQATRAFTRNLAPKTELPITYWDERLSTAAVTRTLLEADSSRARRAEVVDKMAAAYILQGFLDRLGHMSSSGLFGED; this is encoded by the coding sequence ATGGCAAATGACCCTTCCCTTTCGCTTGAAGACTTCGTTCAGGCGACACCCGCGACCAAACGGTTGATTGGGCTTGATCTCGGCACCAAGACCATCGGCCTTGCCCTGTCCGATGTCGGCCGCGGCATCGCCTCGCCGATGGAAACAATCAGGCGCAAGAAATTCACCCTCGACGCAGAGCAACTTCTCAAGATCTGCGCGCAGCAGGATGTGGGCGGCATCGTTCTTGGCCTGCCACTCAACATGGACGGCACCGAGGGACCCAGGGTTCAGGCTACGCGTGCATTTACCCGCAATCTTGCGCCCAAGACAGAACTGCCGATCACCTATTGGGATGAGCGGCTATCGACCGCCGCTGTGACCCGCACACTACTGGAGGCAGATTCAAGCCGCGCCCGGCGCGCAGAAGTCGTCGACAAGATGGCAGCAGCCTACATCCTTCAAGGCTTTCTCGACCGCCTTGGTCACATGAGTTCATCAGGGCTGTTTGGAGAAGACTAG
- a CDS encoding TRAP transporter substrate-binding protein, producing the protein MQRRKFLKGGLMAAAAAPLAAPSIARAQESFSWKMTNAYGPGSPFYVEGPGSPTDFCKKVEAMSGGRLKIQHFAAGELIPALEGFDAVRSGTVEMNAANAYFWAGKMPAAQYFTTVPFGLNFQGMNAWLYHGGGQQLWDELYEPLGLKAMPMGNTGVQMTGWFREPITKIEDFQDLKMRIPGLAGKVYAQLGVDVKLLPGGEIFPALERGVIDAAEFVGPYQDRRLGLQNAAKYYYTTGWHEPSNATELLVNKAAWDSLPADLQAIVQSAAMACNLESHTWCEANNAAALVDLVENYGVTADVLPADVVTKLKEVTLETLAAGAAADPATKKVHDAFMAFKKEHDMWSQISEKPYHMMAG; encoded by the coding sequence ATGCAACGCAGGAAATTTCTGAAAGGCGGTCTGATGGCTGCCGCGGCTGCGCCTCTTGCGGCTCCCTCGATCGCTCGCGCCCAGGAGAGTTTCTCCTGGAAAATGACCAATGCCTATGGCCCGGGCTCGCCCTTCTACGTCGAAGGACCTGGAAGCCCCACCGACTTCTGCAAGAAGGTGGAGGCCATGTCTGGTGGCCGTCTGAAGATCCAGCACTTTGCCGCTGGTGAGCTGATACCGGCGCTGGAGGGCTTTGACGCCGTGCGCAGCGGCACCGTTGAGATGAATGCGGCCAACGCGTACTTCTGGGCGGGCAAGATGCCTGCTGCCCAGTATTTCACCACGGTTCCCTTCGGGCTCAACTTCCAGGGTATGAATGCCTGGCTCTACCACGGCGGCGGCCAGCAGCTCTGGGACGAGCTTTATGAACCGCTTGGCCTCAAAGCCATGCCGATGGGCAACACCGGTGTGCAGATGACCGGCTGGTTCCGCGAGCCAATCACCAAGATCGAAGACTTCCAGGATCTCAAGATGCGGATTCCCGGTCTTGCAGGCAAGGTCTACGCGCAGCTGGGCGTAGACGTGAAGTTGCTTCCAGGCGGCGAGATCTTCCCGGCGCTCGAGCGCGGTGTAATCGATGCTGCCGAATTCGTTGGTCCCTATCAGGACCGTCGTCTCGGTCTGCAGAATGCGGCCAAATACTACTATACAACTGGCTGGCATGAACCGTCCAACGCGACGGAACTGCTGGTTAATAAGGCGGCCTGGGACAGCCTTCCAGCCGATCTTCAGGCGATCGTCCAGAGCGCTGCCATGGCCTGCAACCTGGAAAGCCACACTTGGTGTGAGGCCAACAATGCGGCGGCCCTCGTTGATCTGGTCGAGAACTACGGCGTGACCGCCGACGTTCTGCCGGCTGACGTGGTGACAAAGCTGAAGGAAGTCACTCTGGAGACGCTTGCGGCCGGTGCTGCGGCAGATCCGGCGACCAAGAAGGTTCACGATGCCTTCATGGCCTTCAAGAAGGAACACGACATGTGGTCCCAGATCTCCGAAAAGCCCTACCACATGATGGCAGGCTAA
- a CDS encoding TRAP transporter small permease subunit, producing MLKILDLVSGGASCAVRFIGSIAAWSGLALVLLVAFNVLARYLFSYSTVGLQEAEWHLMAVAALFGMSYGLNQGGEVRVDIFYARYSPRAKAIIDVIGNAALCVVAVYVVSLSINYVTSSYAIMEGSPDPGGLPMRFLLKAAIPTAFVLLALQAFAMTLRAIGELTDAGSRHSGSA from the coding sequence ATGCTGAAGATCCTTGATCTTGTTTCGGGCGGCGCGTCTTGCGCCGTTCGTTTCATTGGTTCCATCGCGGCGTGGAGCGGACTGGCGCTTGTGCTGCTCGTCGCGTTTAACGTTCTGGCGCGATACCTGTTTTCCTACTCGACGGTGGGATTGCAGGAGGCCGAGTGGCACCTGATGGCTGTGGCCGCCCTGTTCGGCATGTCCTATGGGCTCAATCAGGGGGGCGAGGTGCGCGTGGACATCTTTTATGCCCGCTATTCCCCCCGTGCGAAGGCCATCATTGATGTGATCGGCAATGCCGCCTTGTGCGTCGTCGCGGTCTATGTGGTCAGCCTTTCAATCAATTATGTCACCAGCAGCTACGCCATCATGGAAGGTTCGCCCGATCCGGGCGGGTTGCCGATGCGCTTCCTGCTGAAGGCGGCCATTCCGACGGCTTTCGTGCTTCTCGCCCTTCAGGCCTTCGCCATGACGCTGAGAGCGATCGGCGAGCTGACTGACGCAGGTTCCAGACACTCAGGCAGCGCATAA
- a CDS encoding TRAP transporter large permease subunit encodes MPLTDMLPLLMVGAFFVLLLGGIPVAICLAVTGFVFGYIGFGPVLFNLIPARIFGVVTNYTLLALPLFIFMGIMLEKSKIAEELLDVIGLAMGGLRGGMALAIVLVGVLMGAASGVVGATVVTMGLIALGPLLNRGYNRAVSAGVICASGTLGQIIPPSLVLILLADIMGESVGTLFAAALIPGLVLSGLFVAFILLLGVFKPQMVPAFPPDERAQYSTTDIALKLLKVVVPPLALIFLVLGSIIGGVAAPTEAASMGAFGSIVLAILYGRMSFSVMKETVQSAFVTSAMVFFILVMAQPFGLAFRGLGGEHLVQDAFALVPGGLDGQILFLMLILFVLGFFLEWIEISYIALPLFLPIFMQAGVDMAWIAILVAVNLQTSFLTPPFGWALFFLKGVAPPELKTGDIYKGVIPFIGLQLIGLALVFFFPALATWLPDAIGW; translated from the coding sequence ATGCCCCTTACTGACATGCTGCCGTTGTTGATGGTTGGTGCGTTCTTCGTGCTGCTTCTTGGAGGTATTCCGGTTGCCATCTGTCTGGCCGTGACCGGTTTTGTTTTCGGCTACATCGGATTCGGGCCGGTCCTGTTCAATCTGATTCCAGCGCGTATCTTCGGCGTCGTGACCAATTACACGCTGCTGGCCCTTCCGCTTTTCATCTTCATGGGCATCATGCTCGAGAAGTCTAAGATTGCAGAGGAGCTGCTCGATGTGATCGGGCTGGCCATGGGTGGCCTTCGTGGCGGCATGGCTCTGGCCATTGTCCTCGTCGGTGTCCTGATGGGGGCCGCTTCGGGCGTTGTCGGGGCGACGGTGGTTACTATGGGGCTGATTGCCCTCGGGCCGCTTTTGAACCGGGGCTACAATCGCGCTGTGTCGGCAGGGGTCATATGCGCCTCTGGAACGCTTGGACAGATCATCCCGCCCAGCCTCGTGCTCATTCTGCTTGCGGACATTATGGGCGAGAGCGTTGGAACCCTTTTTGCCGCAGCGCTGATCCCCGGACTTGTGCTTTCCGGTCTCTTCGTTGCGTTCATTCTTCTTCTTGGGGTCTTCAAGCCTCAGATGGTTCCGGCCTTTCCGCCCGATGAAAGAGCGCAATATTCGACTACAGACATCGCGCTTAAGCTGTTGAAGGTCGTCGTGCCGCCGCTGGCGCTGATTTTCCTGGTGCTCGGTTCGATCATTGGCGGGGTTGCCGCACCGACCGAGGCAGCCTCCATGGGAGCCTTCGGCTCAATCGTGCTGGCGATCCTTTATGGCCGGATGAGCTTTTCGGTCATGAAGGAGACGGTTCAATCGGCCTTTGTCACCAGTGCCATGGTGTTTTTCATCCTCGTCATGGCCCAGCCGTTTGGTCTGGCCTTCCGCGGGCTTGGCGGCGAACATCTGGTCCAGGACGCCTTTGCTCTGGTGCCGGGTGGGCTGGACGGTCAGATCCTGTTCCTGATGCTGATCCTCTTCGTGCTGGGCTTTTTCCTGGAGTGGATCGAAATCTCCTACATTGCCCTGCCGCTGTTTCTGCCGATTTTCATGCAGGCAGGCGTGGACATGGCCTGGATTGCAATCCTCGTTGCGGTCAACCTTCAGACGTCCTTTTTGACGCCGCCATTCGGTTGGGCGTTGTTCTTTCTGAAAGGTGTGGCTCCGCCAGAGCTGAAGACCGGTGACATCTACAAGGGGGTGATCCCCTTCATTGGCCTGCAGTTGATTGGCCTTGCGCTGGTGTTCTTCTTTCCAGCGCTCGCCACCTGGCTGCCGGACGCAATCGGCTGGTAA
- a CDS encoding GntR family transcriptional regulator: protein MTSQDAPSHGTPDQMTSLESEAEDAPKRLHSAIIADQLEAEIIAGTLAGGSKLDELALTERFGVSRTPVREALHVLASRSLAERVPYRGVIVANITRERIDNLFETMSEIEATCGRLAAQRMTMSERAALEELHLSMAEMAENGRYDEYERANTDFHTAIFTGTHNEELIEVANGLRLKLAPFRKSQLRIAARMKKSNEEHTAIVTAILDSNAREAEKSLRRHLLSAAKAALSRMG, encoded by the coding sequence ATGACATCGCAAGACGCCCCCTCCCACGGCACCCCTGATCAGATGACTTCTCTTGAGAGCGAAGCCGAAGATGCCCCCAAGCGTCTCCACAGTGCGATCATCGCAGATCAACTCGAGGCAGAGATCATTGCAGGCACGCTGGCAGGTGGCAGCAAGCTGGACGAGTTGGCACTGACCGAACGCTTCGGCGTGTCCCGCACGCCGGTGCGCGAGGCGCTCCACGTCCTGGCCTCGAGATCGCTTGCTGAGCGGGTGCCCTATCGTGGTGTCATCGTCGCCAACATTACCCGTGAGCGGATCGACAACCTGTTCGAGACCATGAGCGAGATCGAAGCCACCTGTGGCCGCCTTGCCGCCCAGCGCATGACAATGAGCGAGCGCGCAGCCCTGGAAGAGCTTCATCTCTCCATGGCGGAGATGGCTGAAAATGGTCGCTATGACGAATATGAGCGGGCCAATACGGATTTTCACACCGCCATCTTTACCGGCACGCACAATGAGGAGCTGATCGAGGTCGCCAATGGACTTCGGCTAAAACTCGCGCCTTTCCGCAAGTCACAGCTTCGCATTGCCGCCCGGATGAAGAAATCCAACGAAGAGCACACGGCGATTGTCACCGCGATCCTCGACAGCAATGCCCGGGAAGCAGAAAAATCCCTACGCCGGCACCTCCTGAGCGCCGCCAAGGCCGCCCTCTCCCGCATGGGCTAG
- a CDS encoding EAL domain-containing protein — protein sequence MKIRSFLIVLFTIATLIPTLIFSGWSYHIGIKREFTEVEDRHLLIARNLSFALERYQQDVVAAFESVSATLTQGASTEAMERLLRQLNMLCILNIDKTTGEVRQQMATFGHAPIKMIDAALLSALSKFATPTETVFSNVMENKTGENVLYVIRDFGTHYAIGEISTRYFVRLGKSISFGIRGHAAIVDQFGNVLAHPREDWVASRKNISQVSSVARMMNGETGIEEFYSPALRGNMIAGLTSVPGPGWGVMVPQPISEIYDKVYTNRSSVFLILAIALAGTLGIGLVFARSLSAPLERLATVMKTNARERQLHAVESKSDLFPFEEIKDFRDSYNTMVHRVTESGRKIEALAFSDTITGLPNRAHLQAVAAPILAGSKHGTPGGIMVLIDLDNFKEVNDLHGHDAGDQLLRVCASQILKVTGSLQACESKAGSEPLASPVVSRIGGDEFIIMVPGLVDEDEIQAFLDVLRAELASPVHELPFTLNKSASIGCSRFPQDAQDVEELIKRADIAMYHAKNSGKNRSELYAPEIGARSTAEIRRDVLDAIDTGGFFLEYQPKICAHRKKVCGVEALVRWNHPEYGRFMPDYWLPAIANSPAISALGEWVIKRAMKDQMALTKAGQDIFMSVNIGPGHFVTPGFVQSVDAIRNELGFDAERLEIEVTEDALFVSEDQAVEAFNRLNKSGYKVSIDDFGKGYSNIARLARLPVDFLKIDRSIIVGAFEDDRIRAILESTFDMARKLDCKTVAEGVETLQHAEFATRLGASCLQGYYFAKSMPLDELTDWLSNQSRNSVHAYHERLKQAV from the coding sequence ATGAAAATCCGGAGTTTTTTAATCGTACTTTTTACAATCGCGACGCTGATCCCGACGCTCATTTTCAGCGGCTGGTCATACCATATTGGCATCAAACGAGAATTCACCGAAGTCGAAGATCGCCACCTGCTGATCGCCCGAAACCTGAGCTTCGCGCTGGAACGATACCAGCAAGATGTCGTTGCGGCATTTGAATCCGTCAGCGCGACCTTGACGCAGGGAGCCTCGACCGAAGCCATGGAGCGCCTGCTCCGGCAGCTGAACATGCTGTGCATTCTCAACATCGACAAAACTACCGGTGAGGTGCGGCAGCAGATGGCAACCTTCGGGCACGCGCCGATCAAGATGATCGACGCCGCACTTTTGTCCGCGCTTTCAAAATTCGCCACGCCAACGGAAACTGTGTTTTCCAATGTCATGGAGAACAAGACGGGCGAGAACGTGCTCTACGTGATACGCGACTTCGGAACCCACTACGCAATTGGTGAAATCAGCACGCGGTATTTTGTAAGGCTCGGCAAGAGTATCAGTTTCGGCATCAGGGGCCACGCTGCCATCGTGGATCAGTTCGGCAATGTTCTTGCCCATCCTCGGGAGGACTGGGTAGCAAGCCGAAAGAACATCTCCCAGGTGTCATCCGTGGCACGCATGATGAACGGTGAAACCGGGATCGAGGAGTTCTACTCGCCAGCACTCAGGGGCAACATGATCGCCGGCCTGACCTCAGTGCCGGGACCCGGCTGGGGTGTCATGGTTCCACAGCCGATCTCGGAGATCTACGACAAGGTCTATACCAACCGGTCGTCGGTTTTCCTCATACTTGCCATCGCCCTGGCAGGTACATTGGGCATCGGCTTGGTGTTTGCACGGTCCCTGTCGGCGCCGCTGGAAAGACTTGCCACAGTCATGAAGACCAATGCGCGCGAACGGCAACTCCATGCGGTCGAAAGCAAGAGTGACCTGTTTCCCTTCGAGGAAATCAAGGATTTCCGTGACAGCTACAACACCATGGTCCACCGCGTCACGGAATCCGGCCGAAAGATCGAGGCGCTGGCCTTCAGCGATACGATTACCGGCCTGCCGAACCGGGCCCATCTCCAGGCGGTCGCCGCCCCGATCCTCGCCGGAAGCAAGCATGGCACGCCAGGTGGTATCATGGTTCTGATCGATCTGGACAACTTCAAGGAGGTCAACGACCTTCACGGTCATGATGCAGGTGACCAATTGCTTAGAGTATGCGCCAGCCAGATCCTCAAGGTCACCGGCAGCCTTCAGGCCTGCGAGAGCAAAGCCGGCTCTGAACCTCTCGCAAGCCCGGTCGTGTCCCGCATTGGCGGCGACGAATTCATCATCATGGTCCCGGGCCTGGTCGATGAGGATGAAATCCAGGCGTTCCTGGATGTTCTGCGCGCTGAATTGGCCAGCCCAGTTCACGAATTGCCATTCACTCTGAACAAGAGCGCCAGCATCGGCTGCTCACGTTTCCCGCAAGACGCGCAAGACGTCGAGGAGCTGATCAAGCGCGCTGACATCGCGATGTATCATGCCAAGAACAGTGGCAAGAACCGGTCTGAGCTCTATGCGCCTGAAATCGGCGCCCGATCGACGGCAGAAATACGCCGCGACGTTCTCGACGCAATCGATACGGGCGGCTTTTTTCTCGAGTACCAGCCGAAAATCTGTGCCCACCGCAAGAAGGTATGTGGCGTCGAGGCGTTGGTGCGGTGGAACCATCCCGAATATGGCCGCTTCATGCCCGACTATTGGCTGCCCGCCATCGCCAATTCTCCCGCGATCTCCGCCCTTGGAGAATGGGTTATCAAACGCGCAATGAAAGATCAGATGGCCCTGACGAAAGCCGGCCAAGACATCTTTATGTCCGTCAACATCGGTCCTGGCCACTTTGTGACACCGGGTTTCGTTCAAAGTGTCGACGCCATTCGCAACGAACTCGGCTTCGACGCGGAGAGACTCGAGATTGAAGTCACGGAAGACGCTCTGTTTGTCTCTGAAGACCAAGCCGTGGAGGCTTTCAACAGATTGAACAAGAGTGGCTACAAGGTTTCTATCGATGATTTCGGCAAGGGCTATTCCAACATCGCGCGGCTGGCCAGACTTCCGGTCGACTTCCTCAAGATCGACCGATCGATCATTGTCGGTGCGTTCGAAGATGATCGCATAAGAGCCATTCTTGAATCGACCTTCGACATGGCACGCAAGCTAGACTGCAAGACAGTGGCAGAGGGCGTCGAGACACTGCAACACGCCGAATTTGCCACCCGTCTCGGTGCCAGTTGCCTCCAGGGCTATTATTTCGCAAAGAGCATGCCGCTTGATGAGCTGACAGATTGGCTGAGCAATCAATCCCGAAATTCGGTGCATGCCTATCATGAGCGGCTTAAGCAGGCCGTTTGA
- a CDS encoding PhoX family phosphatase: MTDNDTSDLSWDEWDELVRPTEEETEFDQVVASGLSRRGLLSGLVAFGSGAAVMGLGTGASLLNSTAVQAAGRFGFSPVGIATDATVHVPEGYTWDILVRWGDKLFSDAADFDHATGGDVASSDRVFGENTDGMELFAIGDKQIIAVNSEYVNPKLNLPQNQDGKPTSADDVLKLQNLQGVTVMEVAEEGGDWHVVVDSPFNRRITHNTRMKISGPAAGHDLLKTEADPSGTESLGTYNNCGAGKTPWGTYLTCEENFNGYFGSTDADLELPADFKRYGIGVESRYDYEKFDGRFDISKNINEPRRAGYIVEIDPANPDATPVKRTALGRFKHENAACTVARDGRVIVYMGDDERGEFLYKFVSKGVYVPGASTDGLLDEGTLYVAKFSDDGNGEWLALTEETTGMPQAEICIYSRLAASKVGATTMDRPEWVAVNPVAVEAYCALTNNKNRGVKTNAGGDETPVGGPNPREKNNYGQIVRWYPENDDHVSSSFKWDLFVMAGNPDVHGDSPYSGSSNINSGNMFNSPDGMMFDTSGLLWIQTDGDYKNEGDFAGMGNNQMLVGDPATGQIERFMTVPYGAEVTGITWSADKRTLFVGIQHPAAPFPDGEGKLARSCVVAVKRADNAMIG; encoded by the coding sequence ATGACCGACAATGACACTTCTGATCTGTCCTGGGATGAGTGGGACGAACTGGTTCGTCCGACCGAGGAAGAAACCGAATTCGACCAGGTGGTCGCTTCCGGTCTGTCCCGCCGAGGTCTTCTGAGCGGCCTGGTGGCCTTTGGCTCCGGCGCTGCCGTCATGGGCCTTGGCACAGGCGCAAGCCTGCTGAATTCCACAGCGGTTCAAGCTGCCGGCCGCTTCGGCTTTTCTCCAGTTGGCATTGCAACCGATGCAACAGTTCATGTTCCCGAGGGCTACACCTGGGACATTCTGGTCAGATGGGGCGACAAGCTCTTCTCCGATGCTGCTGATTTTGACCACGCGACGGGCGGCGACGTTGCCTCTTCGGACCGCGTCTTCGGCGAAAACACCGACGGCATGGAACTCTTCGCGATCGGCGACAAGCAGATCATCGCTGTGAACAGCGAATACGTGAACCCGAAGCTGAACCTGCCGCAAAATCAAGACGGCAAGCCGACCTCAGCTGACGATGTTCTGAAGCTCCAGAACCTGCAGGGCGTGACGGTCATGGAAGTGGCGGAAGAGGGCGGCGACTGGCACGTTGTTGTCGACAGCCCGTTCAACCGTCGCATCACCCACAACACGCGAATGAAGATCTCGGGCCCGGCTGCAGGTCATGACCTGTTGAAGACCGAGGCAGATCCTTCGGGAACCGAGTCGCTCGGCACATACAACAACTGCGGCGCCGGCAAGACGCCCTGGGGCACGTATCTGACCTGCGAAGAAAACTTCAACGGCTACTTCGGCTCCACGGACGCCGATCTCGAGCTGCCGGCTGACTTCAAGCGTTACGGTATCGGCGTTGAGAGCCGCTACGACTACGAAAAGTTCGATGGGCGTTTCGATATCTCCAAGAACATCAACGAACCGCGCCGTGCTGGTTACATCGTTGAGATCGATCCGGCCAACCCGGATGCCACGCCTGTCAAGCGCACTGCGCTTGGCCGCTTCAAGCATGAAAACGCAGCTTGCACCGTCGCGCGTGACGGACGGGTCATTGTTTACATGGGCGATGATGAACGCGGTGAGTTTCTCTACAAGTTCGTCTCTAAGGGTGTTTATGTTCCTGGCGCTTCCACAGACGGGCTTTTGGATGAGGGCACGCTTTACGTTGCCAAGTTCTCCGACGACGGCAATGGCGAATGGCTTGCGCTGACCGAAGAGACGACCGGCATGCCTCAGGCCGAGATCTGCATCTACAGCCGTCTCGCCGCTTCCAAGGTTGGTGCAACCACCATGGACCGCCCGGAGTGGGTGGCCGTGAACCCGGTTGCTGTCGAGGCTTACTGCGCTCTGACCAACAACAAGAACCGCGGCGTCAAGACCAATGCAGGCGGTGATGAAACACCGGTCGGTGGTCCGAACCCGCGTGAGAAGAACAACTACGGCCAGATCGTTCGCTGGTACCCGGAAAATGACGATCACGTCTCCAGCAGCTTCAAGTGGGACCTGTTTGTCATGGCCGGCAACCCGGACGTCCATGGCGACAGCCCGTACTCCGGTTCGTCCAACATCAATTCCGGCAACATGTTCAACTCGCCTGATGGCATGATGTTCGACACGTCCGGTCTGCTCTGGATCCAGACGGACGGCGACTACAAGAACGAGGGCGATTTCGCCGGCATGGGCAACAACCAGATGCTGGTTGGTGATCCAGCAACCGGCCAGATCGAGCGTTTCATGACTGTGCCCTACGGTGCCGAAGTGACCGGCATCACCTGGTCTGCAGACAAGCGCACCCTGTTCGTCGGCATTCAGCACCCAGCTGCACCGTTCCCGGACGGCGAAGGCAAGCTGGCACGCTCCTGCGTGGTGGCGGTCAAGCGTGCGGACAACGCCATGATCGGCTGA
- a CDS encoding YHS domain-containing (seleno)protein, with the protein MTFIKSALTGLVLTSTFFAGPVLADEITTFVTDDAAIGGTDPVAYFTEGKPVAGSDEFTAVYDDVTWKFSSAENRDKFEADPAKYAPQYGGYCAFGAAMGFKVPVVPEAWKIVDGKLYLNNSLGVQKRFEGDIEGHITNATLNWEIIKDKKPEDLKEPIVR; encoded by the coding sequence ATGACCTTCATCAAATCAGCCCTCACCGGCCTTGTTCTGACTTCGACCTTTTTCGCAGGCCCTGTCCTTGCTGACGAAATCACGACATTCGTGACCGACGATGCAGCCATCGGCGGCACTGACCCTGTTGCCTATTTCACTGAGGGCAAGCCTGTTGCCGGATCTGACGAGTTCACGGCCGTTTATGACGACGTAACCTGGAAGTTCTCTTCCGCCGAGAACCGAGACAAGTTCGAGGCTGATCCCGCCAAATACGCCCCGCAATATGGCGGCTATTGTGCATTCGGTGCAGCCATGGGCTTCAAGGTCCCGGTTGTTCCGGAAGCCTGGAAAATCGTTGATGGCAAGCTCTACCTGAACAACAGCCTCGGTGTTCAAAAGCGTTTCGAGGGTGACATCGAAGGTCACATCACCAACGCGACCCTGAACTGGGAAATCATAAAGGACAAGAAGCCGGAAGATCTGAAAGAACCGATCGTTCGGTAA
- a CDS encoding TetR/AcrR family transcriptional regulator codes for MTGSSPCYPSTASGRPQAERVTTALLDAALLTLAEEGFEATTVAQLAARAHTSKQAVYRRWPDKASLIAASLHSALNKVSPPAPRRGSVAQDLRLYLTDLVQALQATPLGRAVKSVSALKNLPQLAAVLQDAEDARRLALRQIFIATPFETDMETRIDLLLGLVYFKLHVRDQSVSPTDIEAAIHLVLGLTAPKSPAVNLRPETENAPDRAPVPFP; via the coding sequence ATGACCGGATCATCGCCCTGCTACCCATCAACTGCCAGCGGACGGCCACAAGCTGAACGCGTGACGACAGCATTGCTCGATGCAGCGCTCCTCACCCTTGCTGAAGAAGGTTTTGAGGCTACCACCGTTGCACAGTTGGCGGCCCGGGCGCACACCAGCAAGCAGGCCGTCTACCGGCGATGGCCGGACAAGGCCTCCCTCATCGCCGCAAGCCTGCACTCCGCGCTGAACAAGGTCAGCCCGCCAGCGCCCCGGCGCGGCAGCGTTGCCCAGGACCTGCGCCTCTATCTGACGGACCTTGTACAGGCGCTTCAGGCCACGCCTTTGGGCCGTGCGGTCAAGTCGGTGAGCGCGCTGAAAAACCTGCCACAGCTTGCGGCAGTGCTGCAGGATGCAGAAGACGCGCGGCGGCTTGCCTTGCGGCAGATATTTATTGCCACCCCCTTTGAAACCGATATGGAAACGCGGATCGATTTGCTGCTGGGACTTGTCTATTTCAAGCTTCATGTCCGCGATCAATCGGTCAGCCCGACAGACATTGAAGCGGCCATCCACCTGGTTCTGGGCCTCACCGCCCCCAAGTCCCCTGCCGTCAATCTACGTCCAGAAACTGAAAACGCCCCAGATCGCGCTCCTGTGCCGTTTCCGTGA
- the gatC gene encoding Asp-tRNA(Asn)/Glu-tRNA(Gln) amidotransferase subunit GatC has protein sequence MSVDTDTVKRVAHLARIKVTDDAAERMTGELNAILGFVEQLDEVNIDGVEPMTSVVEQTMKKRVDGVTDGGYAADVVANAPMTEDNFFMVPKVVE, from the coding sequence ATGTCCGTCGATACAGACACGGTCAAACGCGTTGCCCATCTGGCGCGCATCAAGGTCACTGACGATGCGGCCGAGCGCATGACCGGTGAGCTCAACGCCATTCTCGGCTTCGTCGAGCAACTGGATGAAGTCAACATCGATGGCGTCGAGCCGATGACCTCTGTCGTCGAACAGACCATGAAGAAGCGCGTCGATGGCGTCACCGACGGTGGCTATGCAGCTGACGTCGTCGCCAATGCGCCCATGACGGAAGACAACTTCTTCATGGTGCCGAAAGTCGTCGAGTAA
- a CDS encoding GNAT family N-acetyltransferase: MTVAISIETPLQDDIRALVSELSNLLLSLTPADACHHLTAEQMAGTQTTVFVARVDGEAAACGALHRHGDGIAEVKRMYTRPGFQGQGLGARILGQIIDLARKEGFRELVLETGWNYEAAKHLYERNGFTRCGAILDYPAHAESIFYSRPLSAETET, from the coding sequence GTGACCGTTGCCATTTCCATCGAGACGCCCCTGCAGGACGACATCCGTGCGCTTGTCAGCGAGTTGAGCAATCTTTTGCTCAGCCTGACGCCAGCCGACGCCTGTCATCATCTCACTGCAGAGCAGATGGCGGGCACACAAACCACGGTGTTTGTCGCGCGCGTGGATGGAGAGGCCGCAGCTTGCGGCGCGCTTCACCGGCACGGCGACGGCATAGCGGAAGTCAAGCGCATGTACACGCGGCCCGGGTTTCAGGGGCAGGGGCTGGGCGCAAGGATCCTCGGACAGATCATCGATCTCGCCCGGAAAGAAGGCTTTCGCGAACTGGTGCTGGAAACCGGCTGGAACTACGAGGCTGCCAAGCATCTTTACGAGCGCAACGGCTTTACGCGCTGCGGCGCCATTCTCGACTATCCGGCACATGCCGAGTCCATTTTCTATTCCCGGCCGCTTTCGGCCGAAACCGAGACCTAG